In the genome of Arachis stenosperma cultivar V10309 chromosome 2, arast.V10309.gnm1.PFL2, whole genome shotgun sequence, the window TAATTTTTCAACCTGCTTTGTCTTTTTTAATGGATTATACAGACTGGCTCAACAAATTTAGATCCGTTTGCCACCTCTAATTTCAAAAGATCTAACTAGTAATTGATATGAATTATGATTACAGAATATAATAAAATGTATGTTCAACaagcatattttttttattcacaatAATTGTTGCTTTGAATATTTGAAATATTTAGTTACAATCAATATATTCAAATCGTTGTTTTTgtcctttttctatttttaatttcttcaagTTGGGGATAATTTAGCCAACTAATTAAGAAAATGACTATTATTATACTAGCAGGTAGTACATTGAAATGACGAGGAGTAGTCATCAATTAGTTTATCTGTTTTTAAAAAGTTTGAAAATAAAATGCACATACTATGTCACATAATTAAAGTTTTATTGTTTTGCAATAAAACATCCAATACATGTCATAAATTGTGTTCCTCATCAAATCAAGTAAATATAAAGTTGATGGATTATTTGAGTTGGATTGGTCTAATAATTAGTTTATTAGTctgtttaaataaattatttaaaaatttaaattttgttttatgtatgatcaacaataaatttttaaataagattcaaattaattattgacTTGTCAGTTAAAAAATATCGTAGAAAACTACAAAATTAACACAtacttaaattattttatcaacattatatttgtatttttttaagtgattaatgattttgtttttttttttttttgtttctttaattCAGTCATGCTTAATCAATAAACTATTATTAATCAAATCAATCCAGGACGTCATATTTAGTGGTCCTGAACGGAAGTACGGGCCCCCAAAATCAAGCAATGACAGATTAATAATGgttatttatttgttaaatacaTCAATAAATATTGAGAACCATACCAAAAAACAAAACTACTATATTTGAAGGACACGTTACCATAACCTCAcaatatttcttttttattcggttatatttatataataactaatttggATAGGTCGAGTAGTTAATTTAATCGTTTACTTAAGTAAGTATTAGGAATTCGAATCTCATTTTGTGTATAGAATAATTTATTGGCCAATAACAAACTATTAAATAAGATTTAAATTGATAACGAATTAATCCTTAACCTctcaaattattaaaaaataccgtggaattaaaagaaaattattttcataGAATTTGTATTGAACTCATATACTTAAATTAATGGAGTAATCAAACTATAATATCAAGTGATAAATCATTGATGAATCAAGCGATAAAAGAAACCAAGCACCAATGATGAATCAAGCGAGGCTAGCTATATAGCCTAAACAAAACGTCAGTAACACAAAATAATCATTAGGTAATTAGGGAGCTAAAAGAGTCCAAAATTAAGGGATAATCATAATCATGGGATCCCAAACACAGTTTCATAATTCTCATCCCTCGTTACCACTAATAGACTTCACAACCGAAAATCTGAACCCTGGTAGTGACTCTTGGGTTTCAGCATGCCAAGTTGTGCGTACAGCGCTTGGCGATCATGGTGGTTTTCTTGCACTGTATGACGAAGTTGATTCAGAGGTTTATGACTCTTTTTACTCTGCAATGGAACAACTGTTTGATCTTCCAGTTGAAACTAAAAGGAAGAGCACCACTGAGAAGCCTATATTTAGTTACTCTGGTCAACTCTCTAGAATACCCTTGTATGAATCTGTGGGTATCGTGGATCCGCTCAGCGTAGATCAGTGTCAAAATTTTACACATGTTATGTGGCCTCAAGGAAATGATCATTTCTGGTAATTAACTTTTTCTTGTGAACtttaaaatttagagtaatTCTATATGAACACTCGTGTTTGAcctttaattaaatttgatactAGTAAATAAGGTTTGtaactttcttttttattttgtttcataCACTTTTAGTTGAAGTTCTTAAATTCTTTACAAAAGGAAAAGCAAAAGGAGGAGCTATAAAGATTCGTAGCTGGTGTTTATAAGTATAGAAGTAGACTTtttcttaaattctttttaGATAGATATTTATGCacatatatatttagttttagttagcttttgatttattttttactattttatccattttttatttttataataattatgttatatatacACCAAGAATTAATCACTAATCAAATATTGCGTATAAAAGTATGTATTTAGCATTTCATAAGTATATTCCTgtaaataaatttgattattagtttattataaGTTTGATTATTATTCTACTATACCAAGTTTGATTGTTTTTTAggtaattatttaattaaaaaatgtgTGAAtcaaatatgtataaataattaaatatacgCAAATACATAATAGTTAatttaatatctaatttttagtatatatagagATTTTTTGCTGCTCTTATAATGAATCCTCTTTTTCCATTGATTGGTGTAATGATGAATTAATCCCTAGCCTTGATACACAACACTAGTCTTTTTGCTCTATAAGCAGTTTTTTACGCtgtaaatatataaaaatattaaatccttatataatttatttgtcATCAAATATATTGACTGAATATTTGTGATTTAACTACACTTTCAACACGTAGCAAAAGTGTCCATTCCTATGCAAAGCAATTACAAGGACTAGACCACGTTGTAAAAAGAATGTTGTTTGAGAGCTATGGATTGGAGAACAAGAAATTAGAATGTTTACTGGATTCAACTGATTATGTGCTCCGAGGTTACAAGTACAGAACACCAAAAGTTGGTGAAAGCAACTTGGGAGTGGCTCCTCATTCAGACACAGCTTTCCTAACGATACTAAATCAGAAGGTAGAAGGCTTGGGGGTTAAGCTCAAGAATGGGGAATGGTTTGAAGTTGGTGCTTCGTCCTCTTTGTATTTGGTTATGGGTGGTGATGCATTGCAGGTTAGTCACATTTAAATTTGACATCTACCTAATACAACAtctatttttttctcttcactgttttaaatatgaaaaaatttAGGAAACCAACTACATTATGAGCCAACTCAAGTCAATCtcttgtatttttaattttaaaattcaaaaaattagaaataatagatattttttatcttttttataacaaacctcctattttaaaattagttggcCCTAATTGAACAATGTACTTCATTTTCTAGTAAAATGCAATTATCATACCGTTAGGATCGGAGAAAAAAAGAGgtgatttttataaaaaagataaattttacttattataattgatatatacttttaaaattatggTGATACTTCGATATTCTTAATgagataaatattttaaaattttaaaaaatactaatgaGAAAAATACTAGGAAATAATGTATTTAATGGCTAACAAATCCTATTGATAACATCGTTTTAAGAGAAAACTTCTGAGtaaaagaattatttttctCAACATAATCGAACCAAGTacctttatttttataataacaaaaataaatctccagtgttaaaaatttaaaagaaagtgCAGAATTAAAACGAAACAAGGTTCACAGTCTTTGACAATTCCACTTGATTTTTGGCACAACTAATTGAGAAATATACTTCAAAATTTTTTACGTTGCTCTGACTTAGTAAATAACTTGAAATTTTCATGGCACAGGTGTGGAGTAATGACAGAATACCTGCTTGTGAACACCGTGTCTTGGtaaactcaaaaatagatagATACTCTACGGGGCTGCTTTCGTATGTTAATAACATAATGGAACCACAAGAGGAGCTTGTTGATGAGGAAAACCCTCTTTGTTACAAGCCTTTTGACCATTACGGGTACCTCCGTTTCTTTCTCTCAGAAGAAGCTCTGAAATCTACTTCACGTATTAAAGCATATTGTGGAATCTAACACACATACATTGTGATGTACTTGGTTGATCCATGGTTTTAATTTCAATTGTGCAAACCCATTAGAACTTAAAAATATGTGTGCTAGTTTGTGTGGTGTCCTTATGATTCTAATGTCAGTTAAAATTTACGTTTCGTATTATTATTGATGTTTTATATGTGATATGTTATGTTTATTTCAGTAATTTTTATGTAATATAGTCGTCAACTTCTTGTCGGATGAATGCGACAAAAGAGTAATGTGTTATCCGATCATCTGAGATGAAATAGGCAAACTCATGTTTGTGAATTGAGATTACAAAGCATAATAGGTGCAAATAAGTGATATATTTGTATTTTGAGTTTAGATTAAATAATGATGGTATAACTTGAAATCATTATTACCAGTTATATGATAGTTATAAATAGACAAACACATTCTTCTATTTTAAAAGCAACTGTTTGTTCCTTGAGCCTTTGCCTTTTTCTTACATTTATAGATTCTATTTTTAGTCTTGCTATTTTTACTTTTGATTGAATTTCTATGTGCTATATTACGCTTTTAGCATTATAGTgtaataatttcttttaattttttcgttaaaatatactttttcttccagaaattttttgaaaaactttaagaATATACTTATAATAtactttattttaaatttgtttatgttgttttaaatatattttaattatatgtttgatggttaatatcattaataaaaatactgaCATGATAATCATATACGTGTCACTAACATGTGACATTCATAGGCTGTGATATCACTAGCATGTCATAAATTGCCCACATGGAGAGTGTAATTGAAACACTTTTAAGATGTTCGAAAGGTTTTTCAAATATTCGAGCAAATAGAAAATCGAGGAACTTGCTTTCTTGTCCAGTCATAAACCATGCCGAGAGAAGAATCTACAATGACACTTTGGTGCTTAAGTTAGTTGAGTGTTTTTGAGTGTTTTTAATGTAGCTTCTCTTATATCTATTTTGGCTTACTCCTCATTTTAAATGCATGTTTGCTACCGTTACTGAGATAACAATTGTATTAGTtaatgttcatcatgatctggTCGTTATTCCTATTCTATAACCGGTTTAGGCTACTCTTTCATAATTGGATATTTTAATACTATGAACCTGCAATCCCATAGTTTTAGAGTATCTGAGATTActggatttcttcatttcagCATAGTTTTACTCCATTATGAATTAGGAACATTTTACATTGCGTTAATATCATTCTTAGGCCAAATTGGCTTCTAGGAACTTGGGTCTAGTCCAAAACGGTGCCCCAAACTACACAACATTTCTTTATGAGTTTTTTGGCTCATTTATTTCAGTCCAAGTGATGCGCTCTTTagtactttttcttgttttaattttttgtatttttagatttaatgatagttttttttataatctCATCACTTTGAAGTCTTATTTGCCACTAAGGTATTTTTTAAGTGTTACTCAATGACATACAAGattaagaaagaaaaacaagtaGTAAAGGAAAGCATGTTGATGCAGGTTTTACACCACAATACCATCGATAAGTGCATTGGATCGTACCAAATAATAAATTCACAGTGAGTGAGTGTCGATCCTACAAGAATTAACGGATTAAAAAATCAATGGTCAATCAATTATTCTAGTCAGACAATCAAAATCAGGGTTTCTAGAAGCTTTAACATAAACAGTAAAATAACAAAAGCAAACAGTTAGTATTGAAAGAAAATATAATTAAAGGAGAGTTAAGGTTTTATAGATGTTGAAGCTTCTGGATTAATACTTTTCACTTTTTACTTTGATCATGCAAAGATACAATTATGGCAAATCATCAATAATCAAACTACAATTCTTTGGTAATTCGATTTCTCTTTAACCTAATTAATTGCTAATCCCTAAGTCAACTATTTAAGAAAAGAGTTAAACACATTCACTAATTCATAAGCCACACAATTCATAAGAATCTCTCCTAGTTAATTTTATGTCACTTATCAAGTTTAGTTTCAAAACTGAAGAGTTATGAGAATtggttttcaagcttaatttaatTAATCAACTTTTTCAAGAAGTTAAAAGAATTTAAGttagaaaaaaattgttttccaatataTTCAAACCCTTtttgatgatgaacgaaaaccTATTCTTGAACAGATATCAATACataaatcaaaggaagaaaAAACTAGTATATTAATCCATGGAATCAATAGAGCTCATAAACTTAACCAAGGAGAATTAATTGCTCATGTTCTTCAGAATAAAAATCCtcgaaaaaaacaaaaacttttgaaggagagaagagaagagcctCTAGAGTCTCTGACTTTTTTCTTAAATACTAACCCTAaaagaaattcaaattcaaactaaaacagaattaaaattcaaataaaataaaatctaactaattaATGATTGCCTCCAGCAAAGCTTTCAATCTTATCTTCTTGCAAATCTTTAATAAATGCTGTGATTAGTGGGCTTGAGTTAACCCATTAATTGATCATATAAATAATGAGAAATTGGAGATTTATTGGCTTGATTTGATGCCCCTGGAGGTAGCAAACAATCTCACGTGGTACGTGAGGGATTCACGTTGTATGTGAAGCCTTCTTGATGGCCTAAATTGCTCCCTGTTTTGGTTCACGTTGTACGTAAGTGAATCTACGTTGTACGTGGTCTTGAAAACCTTCAATTGTGGCCTCTGTTTGCTCCAGGCGTTGTATGTAAAAAATCTCACGTACTACGCGAAAGTGTAATCATGCATACGCATGATGTCTCAAAATCTTCTTATTGTGCATATGCATGGGTCATGTGTATGCATGATGGCCACGTCCTACGTGAAAGCCTTCACATCCCACGTCTAGTCTTCTACGTACCACGTTGAAATGGagggtcatgcgtacgcatgaatGAGCGAATTTTGCCACTTGCGCGTACACATGGCTCATGTGTACGCACAGCTTCTGTTTTGGTGTTGTATGCCAATGCTCTCACATTGTACATTGGAGTGTCTTATGCCCTTGAGAGTGCATAGTTCATTTGCCATGGCACGTTGCACGTGAAATTTTCTGTTCAATTTAGGAGGCTTTCTATTTGTATCCAGAGGGCTTTCTGTTTGCTCCTCCATTATCGCTTTTCTTGGTCAAAGTGATTCCTTGCCTCCTTTTCTTTTTGATCTTTTTCCAATTCTCTtccaaattttttgaaatcaatgAATGCACACTAACTCAAAGTATTGCTCAATCAACCATGAAAACGTTGTTTAAGTTGCAATAATTCTTAGTTTATTGGATGAAATTCTAAGAGAAAAATACTAAAGATGAGCATATATCACGAAACCAAACTTAAGctcttgcttgtcctcaagaaagaaaagaatcatgGCTTAGTCATTAAACTTTCCAACCTTATAATACAAGGGTGAATGGTTGTAATCCAAATGAGTTTGTTTTCTGTTTCACTTATGCACAATTCAACACAATTGGTTATAATCTTTCAAGGCTTCTGTCTGAATTAGATTATAGAATCCTTCCTTGAACCATCACCTTGAAGCAAGCttatttactttcttttcacaatttattttcattgggtgctttgcaccttgagcctaaccgtgactttaaatattttgtctcaaTTTTTGCTcaacacagaaacaccacaagcacatAGTTAGGCAGCTCTTTGAGCTTACATTGTCCTTTTAACATTCCCCATCATTAGTGCTCAGAGCCTTTGGCTTTCTCATTTGGGGGGGTGCTTTGCACCTCGAGCCTATTTGTGACTCTAAATACTTTAttttcaagctttttgcttgataCATAAGTGCCACAAGCACTTGACTAGGATGCTCTTTGagcttatttttcttttaatttccttAGTCAGTGGTACTCTGACTCTTTGGCTTCAATTCTAACCCCTTTTTTCTTAGTCattgttctttactttcttgcttcttcaaggctttgttgtaacaccctatcatacagagtcttatgcttaagtcataattcagagatggcaaggtattacaacctctaaaataaaaatttagtacgaatagtagtatgaatgattgattataactaggagcctttgtagaaaaaggggtaaataaaaatcgcaactcaaagcgcaacactccgatcgataacgtaacgaacaaggataaaccaacgcgagattatatatatacaaaggagtgtcaaaaacaggaatatcaagactcaaaatccggctacgaagataaccggtccgagcatagcaatatatacatatgataaaataaggaaaaccccaaaggaaacccaaagggacataaatacaaagaacctattctccaaaatctcccataagggGAGTCATcatagtttgtattatttaatggagataaaagtatctaagcaaaacatataaactaaaacagagtccccaagaacaaaggatcttcgcaaatccagaagtctccagcatgcctcagtgggaaacctcacgtcctgcatctgaaaaccacaaaatccgcatgggtgagaaccagaggtccccagcatggtaacagcttccacatatataatacataataatagaggaaagccaaaggcaatcctagagcttcctccagataatatcaaagcttataaacaagctaaaccataaaagggcatctgactaaagattcttcagtctaactaatacttccctttccattTCCTTtagacctcccaaccaccagcaggagcataatgtagcaaacacagttatatcaacaagaaatatacaaataggaacaattaaggcacttagacaattagcaaataatatgcagtcaagtaggcaatctcaaacaattcatatagtatgcatatgatgaatgcctgtccctagtggctgatgatatcatctgtcggttatagagccaacccaacaagtcctggcagttaaccattggactgtccctctgtcgtgtctccccaacttgagtcatactcaatataaacttgatcataatcatgatccatatccatcaccctcactggtgaatatttatccatcaccatcactggtgaatatttatccatcaccatcactggtgaatatttttGGGGGTGAGCTCGTCCGGGAATTTCACAGTGCCCGaccaccctgacgacatagggtcaaaagagcttcaagtctcgacctggagcacgtggtggctagccactgctttctcccagggaaactctcatctccgatAATGGAAGTATAACATTCataattcattcaacagcatatacatatatatgcatttattcttagccataatcatggttccgccgtaacacggcaataatccagccatccgacccatggttaaatccataaccagccacccggtccacggttaaatccataaccagccgtttcactatcaatcacagcctttcggcccatggcataacaagcacttccaccaccatcctccgcctctcacataatcatatttgatcctctttgatcattcattttttccttgcttcactcgcaagttaccacattcactagcccttctTCTCGTAGCTagacatatcataatgatttaagacataagtggtgagatcggaggcttagaagtatgagatttggcttttaaaactcaaaaataacTTTGGGAtaaaaacagggccacgcgtacgcgcactccacgcgcacgcgtggacggcctcaaaaactcatcgacgcgtaagcgtcatgcatgctaacgcgtggattgaaaactAGCAaattgacgcgcacgcgtcaaccacgcgtacgcgtgggtgatctcgtgccccaggcacaaaactggcacagttctggcacaactctctggaaaatggctgggcactgggtgcagcacaatcggcgcgcccgcgcacatcacgcgcacgcgtggatggcactttcgagaagaacggcgcgtacgcgccaagtgcgcctacgcgcgtggggtcattctgctaaaaatttccTAAGttaaaactgcagaattcacagattcaatccccaatcttccgacggacataacttcctcattttaaatcgtttttcacccgttcttcgaacgacg includes:
- the LOC130960442 gene encoding 2-oxoglutarate-dependent dioxygenase AOP3-like, whose amino-acid sequence is MGSQTQFHNSHPSLPLIDFTTENLNPGSDSWVSACQVVRTALGDHGGFLALYDEVDSEVYDSFYSAMEQLFDLPVETKRKSTTEKPIFSYSGQLSRIPLYESVGIVDPLSVDQCQNFTHVMWPQGNDHFCKSVHSYAKQLQGLDHVVKRMLFESYGLENKKLECLLDSTDYVLRGYKYRTPKVGESNLGVAPHSDTAFLTILNQKVEGLGVKLKNGEWFEVGASSSLYLVMGGDALQVWSNDRIPACEHRVLVNSKIDRYSTGLLSYVNNIMEPQEELVDEENPLCYKPFDHYGYLRFFLSEEALKSTSRIKAYCGI